The Saccharopolyspora gregorii genomic interval GCTCGCTGACCCAGCTGAGCAGCCCGGTGAGCCCGCTGCGCCAATCGCCACCGCCCGGGGCCGAATCGTGGCGGACCTCGACGTGCGTGACCGCCGTGGCGCTCAGCTCGACCGTGATCGAGCCGAGGCTGTTGCCGATGTCCACCTCGATGGGTGCCGCCGTGTCGAAGTCCTGCGTGCGCACCAGATCGGCCGATTCCTCGGCGTCCCGGGGGTCCTGCTCGTCCGCGCCGTTGCCGTTCATCACCACCACCGCCTTCCCGCGCTCAGCCGTGCACCCAGCCGTGCAGCCGCGACCCGGGACCGTCGTCGGGTCCGTCGGGGCGCCAGCGGCCCGCCCCGGGCGGTCCCCAGCCACCGGGTCCCCGACCCGGGCGGTGGTGGTCCCACGGTCCGCGCGGCCTGCCGCCGTGCAGCGCGCCCTGCACCGCCTGCGCGACCCACGTGTTCAGCGAGACGCCCTGGGTGGAGGCGGCCTGCTCGGCCTGCGACTTGATCTCGTCGAGCAGTCGCAGCGTGATGCGGCTGATGTCGCCACCGTCGGCGCCGGGCGGCGGAGGTGGTGGTCGTTCCTCCTCGGCGGCCGCGGCGCGCGGGGCGCCGCCACCACCGCTGACGACGACGCGGACGTCCCGGCCGTCGAGCCGGAGGTCGACGACTTCCCCGTCGAGGTGCGTGGTCACCTCGGCGGCGAGGTCGGAGAGCGCGTTCATGATCGCCAGGCGGGCCGCCGGTTCGATCGCGGCGGAGAGCGCCGCGGCGGTCTGCCGGGTCTGCTCGTCGCCCGCCGAGGCGGCGGAACCGAGGTCGTCCCGGAGCTGTGCGATGTACGGGCTGAGGTCCATGACACCACTATGGCGTCATGGATGGCGTCGCGCAACGACACGATGGTGTCAGCAGGTCCCGGGCGTGCCGCCATCGCCGGTCCCCGGCCGGATCCCGCCGCCCCGGCCGCCGGATACGCTCGGGAAACCGCCGCCGCCCGCCCGGGGCGCGGCGGGACCATCCGGGTTCGTCCGCGAGGCAGAAGGGGATCCGCGCACCGTGACCGACATCGTGCCGCCGAAGGTCCAGCTCATCGGCAAGACCGAGTTCTTCCCGCCCGCCGACGTGGACTGGTCCACCGACGCGGACGGCGGCCAGGCGCTCGCGGAGTTCGCCGGCCGGGCCTGCTACCAGTCGTGGCACAAGCCGAACCCGGCCACGGCCACCAACGAGGGCTACCTGCGGCACGTCATGGAGGTCGGCCACCTCTCGGTGCTGGAGCACGGGTCGGTCACCTTCTACCTGACCGGGATGTCCCGGTCGCTGACCCACGAGCTGATCCGCCACCGGCACTTCTCCTACTCGCAGCTCTCGCAGCGCTACGTACCCGAGCGGGACGCGGCCGTGGTCGAGCCCGACGTCATCGCCGAGGACCCGGAGCTGCACGCGAGGTTCGTCCGCGCGACCGAGGCGAGCGTCGCCGCC includes:
- a CDS encoding toxin-antitoxin system HicB family antitoxin gives rise to the protein MDLSPYIAQLRDDLGSAASAGDEQTRQTAAALSAAIEPAARLAIMNALSDLAAEVTTHLDGEVVDLRLDGRDVRVVVSGGGGAPRAAAAEEERPPPPPPGADGGDISRITLRLLDEIKSQAEQAASTQGVSLNTWVAQAVQGALHGGRPRGPWDHHRPGRGPGGWGPPGAGRWRPDGPDDGPGSRLHGWVHG
- the thyX gene encoding FAD-dependent thymidylate synthase — protein: MTDIVPPKVQLIGKTEFFPPADVDWSTDADGGQALAEFAGRACYQSWHKPNPATATNEGYLRHVMEVGHLSVLEHGSVTFYLTGMSRSLTHELIRHRHFSYSQLSQRYVPERDAAVVEPDVIAEDPELHARFVRATEASVAAYTELLDALQEKFADEPQATLRRKQARQAARSVLPNATETRIVVTGNYRAWRHFVAMRASEHADVEIRALAVECLRQLQRAAPNVFGDFEITALRDGSEVASSPFVAEG